The genomic DNA TATTAAAAGAACTAAATTCACATAAACTAAATAAAGTAGCACAACATTTAAATATTGAACTTATTTCTCACCATAGAGCTGTTGATGATGCACAAGCAACAGCAAATATTTTTATTGAATTTGTAAATAGATTAAAAAGTAAAGGGTATAATAGGCTATCTGAAATAAATAACTTAGAAAAATCTAATAAAGATATTTCAAAATTAAATTCATACCATGCAACAATTTTAGTTAAGAATTATCAAGGATTATATAATCTTTATAAGTTAACTTCAATTTCACATCTTGAGTTTTTTTATAAAAGACCAAGAATACCAAAGAGTCTGCTTACTCAATACAAAGAGGGTTTAATTGTTGGTAGTGCTTGTGAAGCTGGAGAGCTATTTAGAGCATTTATTGAAGGAAAATCAGAATATGAGATAGAAAAGATATCAAGATTTTATGACTATTTTGAAATAATGCCTGTTATAAATAACTCTTTTTTAGTCAGAGAAGGGTATATAGAAAACTTTGATGCTTTAAGAGAAATAAATAAAAAGATTTATGCATTAGGTAAAAAAACTGGGAAATTGGTTGTTGCTACATCAGATGCTCATTATATCAATAAAGAGGAAAAGATATTTAGGCAAATACTAAAACATTCACAAGGATATAATGATGTTGATAATGATCCTGATCTTTATCTCAGAACAACAGATGAGATGATAGAAGAATTCTCTTATTTAGGTGAAAAAGAGTGTTTTGAAGTGGTTGTAGAAAATACTAATAAAATTGCAGATATGATTGAAAATATAAAGCCAATACCTGATGAAACTTTCCCACCTAAAATTGAGGGTGCTGAAGATACAATTATGCAGATGACAATGTCTAAAGCACATGAAATATATGGTGAAAATCTGCCTAAGGTTGTTTCTGAAAGGTTAGAAAAAGAGCTTAATTCAATTATTAAAAATGGATTTTCTGTAATGTATTTAATTGCTCAAAAACTTGTATCAAAATCATTATCAGATGGTTATTTGGTGGGTTCTAGAGGTTCTGTTGGATCATCTTTAGTTGCTACAATGTGTGGTATAACAGAGGTAAATCCATTACCTCCACATTATGTTTGTCCAAATTGTAAGTATTCTGAATTTATTCTTGATGGAAGTATTGGGTCAGGGTTTGACTTACCAGATAAAGGATGCCCAAACTGTAAAACTAAACTTAAAAAAGATGGCCATGATATACCTTTTGAAACATTTTTAGGATTTGATGGTGATAAAGAACCTGATATAGATTTAAACTTTTCAGGTGAATATCAGCCAATTGCTCATAAATATACAGAAGAATTGTTTGGCCAAGGCCATGTATTCAGAGCTGGAACAATTTCTACTGTTGCAGAAAAAACTGCAATTGGTTATGTTTTAAAATATGCAGAAGAAAAAGGAAAGAATTTTCATCCTGCTGAGATATTTAGACTGTCAAATGGTTGTTCAGGTGTAAAAAGAACAACAGGACAACATCCTGGTGGACTTATGATTGTTCCAAAGGACAAAGAAATATATGAATTTACACCTATACAAAGACCAGCTGATGCAGAAGATGCATCAGTTATTACAACACATTTTGACTATCATGCAATATCTGGAAGGTTATTAAAACTTGATATTCTTGGTCATGATGATCCTACTGTTATTAGGATGCTTCAAGATTTAACAGGAGTAAACCCAAAAGAAATTCCGCTTGATGATAAAAAAACAATGAGTTTGTTTACCTCAACAGAGGCATTAGGTATATCTCCAGAAGATATTGACTGCGAAATAGGTACATTTGGTATACCAGAATTTGGGACAAGGTTTGTTAGACAAATGTTAATTGAAACAAAACCAAAAACATTTTCAGAGCTTATAAGAATTAGTGGTTTATCACATGGTGAAGATGTTTGGCTTAATAATGCTCAAGAACTTGTAAAAAACAACATAACAACATTAAAGGATGTTATTTCTACACGTGATGACATTATGGTATATTTGATTTATAAGAATGTGCCACCTAAAGATAGTTTTAGAATAATGGAGCAGGTTAGAAAAGGTAAAGGTCTAAGTAAAGATGACGAAAACCTTCTTAAACAATATAATGTTCCAGATTGGTATATAGAAAGTTGCAAAAAAATAAAATATATGTTCCCAAAAGCCCATGCTGCTGCCTATGTAATGATGGCATTTAGAATTGCTTATTTCAAGGTTTATTATAAAGAGGCGTTTTATGCAACTTATTTTACTGTGAGAGCTGATGAATTTGATTATTCAACAATAATGCAAGGAAGGGAACTAATTAGAGAAAAAATAAGAGATCTTGAAAATAGAATTGGAAATCTGTCACAAAAAGAAAAGGGTTTATTAACAATATTAGAAATTGCAAACGAAATGCTAGCAAGAGGACTCAAATTTTATCCTGTTGATATTGATGAATCTGATGCTACAATGTTTAAAATAAAAGATGATGGACTTTTAGTTCCCTTAAATGCTTTGCCAAATGTTGGTTCAGCTGCTGCCAAAAACATACAAGAAGCAAGAAAAGAAGGAAAGTTTTTATCTATTGAAGATTTACAAAGAAGAACCAAAGTAAATAAGCAGGTTCTTGAAATATTTAAACAATATAAGATTTTAAAAGATATACCAGAAACAAGTCAATTAAGTTTTATTTAAAATGGGGTTTATGATATGAAAGGTGTTATTATTTCGAATGGCAAAAAGGAAGGAAAAGATTTTTATTTAAGCGAAATTAAAGATTCTAACTTTTTAATATGCTGTGATGGTGGACTTAATATAGCATATATGTATGAGTTAATTCCAAATCTTATTATTGGTGATTTTGATTCTGTTGATTCAATTGCTTTGGAATATTATAAGAAGAAAAATGTACCAATAATGCAATTTGATAAAGAAAAAGATAAAACTGATACTCAAATAGCTGTTGAATATCTTCTTGCTGAAAAATTTGATAATGTTGTTATGTTATCTTGTACAGGGAGCAGAATTGATCACACAATGGCTAACATTTCTTTGCTTTATAAAATAATAGATAATAACGCTTTTGGTTGCATAAAAGATAGCAATAATATAATTTATTTAGTTAAAAAAGAGATAGCCTTAAGAAATTTAAAAGGAAGGATTATTTCATTACTTCCTTTTACTCAATATGTTGAAGGAATTAATTCAAAGGGTTTATATTATCCATTAAATAATTCAGCTATGGAGTTTGGTAATCCTTATGGTATTTCAAACATTATAATGGAAAATGAAGCAAAAATAGAACTTAAGAAAGGACTATTATTGGCTATTATATCTAATGACTAAATTAATTTTTTTTAAACATAATAAATATTGAACTCCTATAAAAAAAAGGGGGTCAATAGGATGATTGGATTTATAATGACATTGATTGTTGCAGCAATAGCAGGCTATATAGGAGATGCATTGACAAAGTATAAGATGCCTGGTGGATTTATTGGTGCAATGATTGCTGGTTTGGTAGGATCTTGGATAGGGGCGTATATCCCATTTTTTAGGAGACTAGGACCGGTTGTAGCAGGAATACCCATAATACCAACAATTTTAGGTGCAGCTATTTTTATCTTTGTACTAGGTATGTTTCGAAAAACAGCAGAAGAAGCTACTACAAAATAAACCCATAATGACCAATAAAAGTCTGGCAAGGCTGAAAACCTTGCCAGTTTTAAGTTATATGATATTTTTGATTATACATGTTATCTAAAATAAATTAAAAAAGTTTGTTGAAAAATTCAGTAGTTTTTATTTGAAAATAATTGTATAGTCTATATTAGATAACATTTTGTGTTTATTACATTATTCAGGAGGTTAAATTTACATGGCAAGTCTTAAATTAAAAGGTGTTTACAAAAGATATGCTGGCGGAGTAACAGCAGTATCTGACTTTAATTTGGATATCGAAGATAAAGAGTTTATAGTTCTTGTTGGACCATCCGGTTGTGGTAAAACTACAACTCTTAGAATGATTGCAGGTTTGGAAGAAATTACTGAGGGCGAAATTTACATAGGTGACAAGCTTGTAAATGATGTTCCACCAAAAGATAGAGATATAGCAATGGTATTCCAAAACTACGCATTATATCCACATATGACTGTATTTGAAAATATGGCTTTTGGTTTAAAACTTAGAAAAGTTCCAAAGGATGAAATCAAAAGACGTGTTTCAGAAGCTGCTAAGATATTAGGTATTGAACATTTACTTGACAGAAAGCCAAAGGCATTATCAGGTGGACAAAGACAGAGGGTTGCTTTAGGACGTGCTATTGTTAGAGAACCTAAGGTATTCTTGATGGACGAACCTTTATCAAACCTTGATGCTAAGTTAAGGGTTCAAATGAGAACTGAAATATCAAAGCTTCATAATAGACTTGGAACAACATTCATTTATGTTACACATGACCAAACAGAAGCTATGACAATGGGTACAAGAATTGTTGTTATGAAGGATGGCTTCATTCAACAAGTTGATTCACCACAAGCTTTATACGAACAACCAGCTAACCTATTTGTTGCAGGATTTATCGGATCACCACAAATGAACTTTGTAGATGCTAAGATTGAACAAAAAGACAAAAATGTATACGTTGTATTTGGCAGAAATTCAATTAAATTAACAGAAGCTAAAGCTAAAAAGGTTGAAGAATTAGGCTACATTGGTAAAGAAGTTATTCTTGGTATAAGACCAGAAGATTTACATGATGAAGAAATATTCTTACAAACAGCTCAAGAATCAACAGTTGATGCAAATGTTGACGTTGTTGAAATGTTAGGTTCTGAAACATTATTATATGTTGTTGTTGATGGTGTTAACATGATAGCAAGAGTTGATCCAAGATCAAAAGCTAAAGAAGGTGACACAATTAAGCTTGCTCTTGATGTTAACAGAATTCACTTGTTTGACAAAGAAACTGAAAAAGCAATTGTTCACTAATATTCAAGAATAAAAAATAAAAGGTTGGCAATTTTAATTGTCAACCTTTTAAATTTTTTATTATGTATCAAAAATTTGCTTAAAAAGTCTTTTACTTTTGCATGCAAAAAAAGTATAATAAATTTATAAAAAACATAGAGGGTGAGGATTTAGTGATTACACAAAAAATAATTGATGTTCTTGAACAAGCAAAGGATATAATTAGTGATGAATTTGGATATATTGAAGCTGATGGGAGAGTTGTATTTAGCTCAAATCCGCTTTCAAATAATAGATTAAATACTGTTGCTATTGATATGATTAGAACAGATACAGATTTAGAGGTTTTTGAAGGAAGGACATATAAAGTATTTAGAACTCAAACAGATATCTATGTTCTTTATATAAATAACAATACAGAACATGCTGAAAGATATCTTGATTTACTCAATTTTGTAGTTTCAAAAGCTAAGGAACCTGCATCTCAATATGATAAAAAATTATTTATAAAAAATCTATTATATGATAATGTTCTTCCTGGAGAGATATATACAAAAGCAAGAGAACTTCATATTGCAACCTCAGCTTCAAGAGTGGTTTTTGCTATTTATATTCCAAATGTTAAAGAAGCAAAAGAAATTAATGTTGGTGATATTTTAACAAGTATTTTCCCAAAAAGTACACGAGACTTTATTATTCAGCTTGATAATCAAATATTAGTATTTATTAAGGAGCTAAAGCAAGGTGCTAATAATGATGAGGCATATAAAGTAGCAAGAATTATACTTGACACTTTAAATTCGGAGTTATTACTTAAAGCTTATATTGGTATTGGTTCAGTTGTAGAAGATATTAAAGAAATTTCTATGTCATATAAAGAAGCTGAAGCGGCACTCAAAATAGGATATATCTTTGAAAAAGATAAATATGTAGTTAGCTATCATAAGCTAGGAATTGGAAGGCTTATATATCAGATGCCAACCAAGCTGTGTGAAATGTTCTTAGATGAAGTATTTAAAGATGTAAAAATGTCTGATTTTGATCCTGAATTAATTCAAACTGTTCAAATGTTCTTTGAATGCAACCTAAATGTATCTGAAACAGCAAGACAGCTATATATTCATAGAAATACTTTGGTTTACAGATTAGACAAGATAGAAAAGATGATAGGGTTAGATCTTAGAAGATTTGATCATGCTATTATATTCAAAATAGCAATGCTTGTTCACCAATATTTGGAACATACAAAAGGGATAACAAAACTATAGAATTTGAAGGTGAAACAATGCTTCAATTTAAAAATGTATCAAAGATATATTCTAATGGAGTTGCAGCACTAAAAGATGTTAACTTAACTATAAACAAAGGGGAGTTTGCTTTTATTGTTGGTTCGAGCGGTGCTGGTAAATCCACACTTATTAAGCTTCTATTAAAAGAGATTGATCCAACTGATGGTGAAATTTTTGTTGGAGAATACAATTTAAACAATTTGAAACAAAAAGAAATACCTTACTATAGAAGAAAAATAGGGATAGTATTTCAGGATTTTAGATTGCTACCCAATAAAACTGTATACGAAAATGTTGCATTTGCTATGCAAATAACAGAATCACCACATAAATTAATTAGAAGACAAGTTCCATATATATTATCTCTTGTTGGGCTTTTATCAAAATCAAAATGTTATCCACATCAGCTTTCAGGTGGAGAACAGCAAAGGGTTGCGTTAGCTCGAGCTATTATTAATAGGCCAAATATATTAATTGCAGATGAGCCAACCGGAAATCTTGATCCTGATACTTCTTGGGAGATTATGAACCTATTAGAAGATATAAATAAAAGAGGGACTACTGTAATTGTAGCAACACATGCTAAAGAGATAGTTAATCAAATGAAAAAAAGGGTTATTGCAATTGATAAAGGAATTATTGTAAAAGACCAAGAAAGAGGAGTATATGAATATGAAAGTCCAGACCTTCAAGTACTTTCTTCACGATGGATTTAAAAATATATTTTTGAATAAAACTATGGCTGCTGCTTCAATTTCTATTGTAGTAGCAGCCTTAACTATAGTCGGAATTTTTTTTATGTTTGCTTTGAATTTAGACTTTATTTCAAAACAGATGGAACAAAAGATTGATATAAAAATATACATAGATAAACAAAAAGAAGACAAAATAGGGATAATAGAGGAAAAGATTAAAAATAACGCTTATGTAAAAAGCTATAAGTTTATTAGTCCAGAAATGGCTTTGGAGAATTTTAAGAAAAGCTTAGGTAATAAGGGAAATTTATTGGAAGGATTTGATAAAGATAACCCATTAAGAGCATCATTTGAAATAAAACCTACTGATATTAAGTATGCCGAAAAGCTTACAAAAATACTTGAAAATATTGATGGAATTTCAGAAATTTATTGTCCGACTCAATCAATAAATAAACTAAAGAATATAACAAATATAATAAGGATTTTTTGTTTGGTTATTGTTGCAATACTTTTTATTGTATCTATATTTATAATTTCAAATACAATAAAGATTACAATGTTCGCAAGAAGAAGAGAAATTTCAATTATGAAATATATTGGTGCAACAAACTGGTTTATTAGATGGCCTTTTGTAATTGAAGGATTTATAATTGGCATTATAGGCTCAATAATATCATATTTTATTGTTTTTATAATTAGTCATTATTCAATAGACTATATTTCAAAAATAATCACATTTATTAAGTTCATAGAAATAAAACAATACAGTAAGCTGTTTATTATAACATTTTTAATTACTGGTGGTTTAGTTGGAACATTAGGAAGTATTGTTTCGATAAGAAAATATCTAAAAGTATGAGGAGGGCTGAAATTGAAACAAAAGATAGCAGCAATTTTATTGTTTGTTTTTATTATCAATTCAGCCTTTGCAACAACTCTTAAAGAATATCAAGAAAAGCTTAATAAATATGAGCAAAATAAGAACAAAACAAAAAAGAAAATAGAAGAGATCAAAACACAAAAAGTTGAAATATCAAATCAGATTAATCAAATTGATAAAAATATCTATACACTGTCACAGAATATAAATAAAACTCAGAATGACATTTATATTTATGAAAATAAAATAAATGAAGTGAATATAAAACTTAATAAAAGTATAAATCTCAAAAATGAACACTATCAAAAGCTTAAGAATAGAATTCAGGCTATATATGAAGCAAGTAATGTTACATACCTTGAGGTATTGTTAGAATCAAACGATATAGGTGATTTTTTTTCAAGACTTGCATATATAAAAGATATAATGGAATATGATAGAAGAATACTAACAGATTATTTGAATACTATAAAAGATATAGAACAAAATAAGAAAGCACTTATATCATTAAAAAGTAACCTAGAAACTAAAAAAAATGAATTTATAAGCCAAAAACAAGTTTTAGAACAAAAGCAAAACTCAAAGAAAGAACTTTTAGATAAACTTGAAAAACAACAGGATGAACTTGAAAAGGTTTTAGATGAGCTTGAAAGAATATCAAATGAAATATCTAAAAAGATAAAAGAGATAATTTCTCAACAAAAAAAGAAAAGGAAATATATTGGCGGGAAGCTTTTATGGCCACTACTTAACGAATATCCAATAACATCTTATTTTGGTAATAGATTTCATCCTATATTAAAAAAATACAAAATGCATACCGGAATTGATATTGGTGCTCCTTATGGGGCAAATGTGTTAGCAGCATCAGATGGAGAAATAATATATGCAGGCTGGATAAGTGGATACGGTCAAGCAATTATTATTGATCATGGTAGTAATATCACTACATTGTATGCACATTTATCAAATATATCAGTAAGGGTTGGGCAGATAGTAAAAAAAGGTGAAAAGATTGGTAATGTTGGTTCAACAGGTTATTCAACTGGGCCACATCTTCATTTTGAAGTTCGTATTAATGGAGATGTTACTGACCCTTTACAATATCTTAGATGAAAATTGAGCAAAGGAGCGTTAATGTATGAAGAAAAGACTGCAATTGGTTGTCGTAATTATAATTACTGCATTAATAACATATTTATTTACAACATTCTACTATTTTGGACTACCTGTAACAGGAAACGTGACAGGAGATATTCCCAAAAACCAAAAGTTCCTGAAGATTCTTGCACTAATAAAAAGCTACTATTATCAACCAAACCAAGTTACAGATCAAAAACTTTTAGAAGGTGCTATAAGAGGACTTACACTTGCTACAGAAGATCCATATACAGAATATTATAACAAAAAAGAATTTCAAGATTTTCTAATTCAGAGCAAAGGAACATATTATGGTATTGGTGTAACAATTGAACCAGGTGAACATTTCATTGAGGTAATAACACCATTTGAAGGATCTCCAGCTGACAAAGCAGGAATAAAACCTGGAGATAAAATTATTAAAATAAATGGAAAAACTATGACATCAAAGGATATAGACAGAGCTGTTAGCATAATGAGAGGACAAAAAGGGACACCAGTTACTGTTACAATATTAAGAGATGGTGTTGATAATCCATTTGATTTAAAAATAATAAGAGATGAAATTAAAATAAAAACTGTAAGTTATAAAATAGTTGATAAAAATATAGGATATATTAGAATATCTAATTTTGATGAAAATACTCCACAAGATTTTCAATCGGCTTTGACTAATCTTAAAGGTGAAGGGATTAAGGGGCTTATAGTTGATTTAAGATTTAATCCTGGTGGATTGCTAGATTCTGTTGTTGCTGTTTCAAGTAACTTTTTGAAAAATAATCAATTAATTGTTTATTTAAAAGATAGATTCGGTAATAGACAGGATTATAAATCTAATTTTGCTGGAGATACAAATTTACCTCTTGTTGTTCTAACTAATGGTTATTCGGCATCTGCTTCTGAGATTTTCGCTGGTTGTATGAAAGATTTGAAAAGGGCTACCTTAATTGGCGAAAAAACTTTTGGCAAAGGTATTGTTCAAGAAGTATTTGATTTAAAAGATGGTTCAGCATTAAAAATGACTGTAAGCCAGTATTTTACACCAAATGGAAATTATATTCATAAAAAGGGTATACAACCAGATATAGTTGTCAAACCTTTAAATGAATACAAAGAAAAAATAAATGTTCCACTTGATAAGGATATTCAACTACAAAAAGCAATAGAGGTATTAAAAGAAAAGTTCTAATTATTTTTGAGGTGTTATTATATGAATACTTTTTATTGGCAAATGACAAAGCTTGCAGCCTTAAATATTGTTCAATCTTTGTTTTCGTTCTATTTTTGGGTTGTAATCATAATTGTAGTATTTTTATATAAAAGGGAACAGACATTTGAAAATCATGTATTAGGATATAACAGAAGAACATTATCTTATAAAGTTGTTGAATCTACTTTAGCTGGTATAGTAGGGGGCTTTATTGCTTCTCTTGTAATTTTATACACTGGAATAGTAATTGATATTGATAGTTTTATGTATCTTTGGTATATTGCTTTAATACTTGCGTTGATAAACCCAAGATATTTATGTTTTTCTTATGCAGGTGGTATTATTTCTGTTGTATACCTTATAACTGGTTATCCTAAAACTGATGTATCTGGACTTATGATTATTGTAGCTATTCTTCATCTTATTGAAAGTATTTTAATAGCAATTGATGGTTATAAAGGGAGCATTCCTGTAATAATTAACCATAAGAATGGGGTATCAGGAGCATACTTAATTGAACGATTTTGGCCTATTCCAATGATGATGATTGCATTAGCAACTGTTTTAAATGGTTCTATTACCTCAGTTGATATTTCTCAACCTAATTGGTGGCCACTTTTCAAGCAAGCTAATATTGATAGAAATGCTATGCTTCTTCTTACGCCTGTTGTGGCTGCGTTAGGTTATGGAGACATTGCTGTAAATAATACACCTGAGATTGTATCAAAAAAAACTTCAATAGAACTAGCATTATTTAGTATAACATTATTTGCATTATCAGCGTTGTCATATAAATATTATATATTTAAATGGATTGCTGCTTTATTTGCACCTATTGCACATGAAACTATTATAATAATTCAACAAAAACTTCAGAGAAACGGAAAGTCGATATTTCTACCATCTCATCAAGGGGTTAAAGTGCTTTATGTTGTAGAAAACGAGATTGGAGAGAAGTTAGGAATAAAACCTGGTGATACAATATTATCTATAAATGGAGCTACCATTTACAATGAAAATGTTCTTAAGGATTTTTTTAATGAAAAAAGAAGCTACATTTGGCTTACA from Caldicellulosiruptoraceae bacterium PP1 includes the following:
- a CDS encoding PolC-type DNA polymerase III; the protein is MLTEGILNIKPIKIEYNTNKNNLILYLDRLNDIDERIFENMELHITENLKVCNDVEFRLVPKNRYVLIEVIENYKWYLFYKIYKKCRGLKTILKDFDFEVQNNNSLIINVPVGIKDILLDRKVDLLLNQVLKNEFSIETQILIKTKEMNFEIENELNIIDFEKHKDITEHKEETHKVDKKTEVNDDEKKVVFGKKINIDPTPISQIKTGEKVCIEGEVINIESKESKNGTHLIYKFYITDYKNSTFAKCIIKKDKDTLSIIKKGSYIKIFGNVEFDDYEKTISIVAKDINFSKKIERLDNSTQKRVELHCHTKMSSMDAVSSVEDIIKTAATWGHKAIAITDHGVVQAYPEAQNTQKAFKDKPIKIIYGMECYLVDDGIPIVYFADENQTLDDTFVVFDVETTGFDAHKDKIIEIGAVKVKNNQIVDKFSTFINPNMKLPKKIIELTSIDDNMLVDAPQIEEVIVNFFEFCKDSILVAHNAQFDIGFIKQAFIQNNLKFDFTFIDTLELSRRLLKELNSHKLNKVAQHLNIELISHHRAVDDAQATANIFIEFVNRLKSKGYNRLSEINNLEKSNKDISKLNSYHATILVKNYQGLYNLYKLTSISHLEFFYKRPRIPKSLLTQYKEGLIVGSACEAGELFRAFIEGKSEYEIEKISRFYDYFEIMPVINNSFLVREGYIENFDALREINKKIYALGKKTGKLVVATSDAHYINKEEKIFRQILKHSQGYNDVDNDPDLYLRTTDEMIEEFSYLGEKECFEVVVENTNKIADMIENIKPIPDETFPPKIEGAEDTIMQMTMSKAHEIYGENLPKVVSERLEKELNSIIKNGFSVMYLIAQKLVSKSLSDGYLVGSRGSVGSSLVATMCGITEVNPLPPHYVCPNCKYSEFILDGSIGSGFDLPDKGCPNCKTKLKKDGHDIPFETFLGFDGDKEPDIDLNFSGEYQPIAHKYTEELFGQGHVFRAGTISTVAEKTAIGYVLKYAEEKGKNFHPAEIFRLSNGCSGVKRTTGQHPGGLMIVPKDKEIYEFTPIQRPADAEDASVITTHFDYHAISGRLLKLDILGHDDPTVIRMLQDLTGVNPKEIPLDDKKTMSLFTSTEALGISPEDIDCEIGTFGIPEFGTRFVRQMLIETKPKTFSELIRISGLSHGEDVWLNNAQELVKNNITTLKDVISTRDDIMVYLIYKNVPPKDSFRIMEQVRKGKGLSKDDENLLKQYNVPDWYIESCKKIKYMFPKAHAAAYVMMAFRIAYFKVYYKEAFYATYFTVRADEFDYSTIMQGRELIREKIRDLENRIGNLSQKEKGLLTILEIANEMLARGLKFYPVDIDESDATMFKIKDDGLLVPLNALPNVGSAAAKNIQEARKEGKFLSIEDLQRRTKVNKQVLEIFKQYKILKDIPETSQLSFI
- a CDS encoding thiamine diphosphokinase → MKGVIISNGKKEGKDFYLSEIKDSNFLICCDGGLNIAYMYELIPNLIIGDFDSVDSIALEYYKKKNVPIMQFDKEKDKTDTQIAVEYLLAEKFDNVVMLSCTGSRIDHTMANISLLYKIIDNNAFGCIKDSNNIIYLVKKEIALRNLKGRIISLLPFTQYVEGINSKGLYYPLNNSAMEFGNPYGISNIIMENEAKIELKKGLLLAIISND
- a CDS encoding GlsB/YeaQ/YmgE family stress response membrane protein, yielding MIGFIMTLIVAAIAGYIGDALTKYKMPGGFIGAMIAGLVGSWIGAYIPFFRRLGPVVAGIPIIPTILGAAIFIFVLGMFRKTAEEATTK
- a CDS encoding ABC transporter ATP-binding protein; the protein is MASLKLKGVYKRYAGGVTAVSDFNLDIEDKEFIVLVGPSGCGKTTTLRMIAGLEEITEGEIYIGDKLVNDVPPKDRDIAMVFQNYALYPHMTVFENMAFGLKLRKVPKDEIKRRVSEAAKILGIEHLLDRKPKALSGGQRQRVALGRAIVREPKVFLMDEPLSNLDAKLRVQMRTEISKLHNRLGTTFIYVTHDQTEAMTMGTRIVVMKDGFIQQVDSPQALYEQPANLFVAGFIGSPQMNFVDAKIEQKDKNVYVVFGRNSIKLTEAKAKKVEELGYIGKEVILGIRPEDLHDEEIFLQTAQESTVDANVDVVEMLGSETLLYVVVDGVNMIARVDPRSKAKEGDTIKLALDVNRIHLFDKETEKAIVH
- a CDS encoding PucR family transcriptional regulator, with translation MITQKIIDVLEQAKDIISDEFGYIEADGRVVFSSNPLSNNRLNTVAIDMIRTDTDLEVFEGRTYKVFRTQTDIYVLYINNNTEHAERYLDLLNFVVSKAKEPASQYDKKLFIKNLLYDNVLPGEIYTKARELHIATSASRVVFAIYIPNVKEAKEINVGDILTSIFPKSTRDFIIQLDNQILVFIKELKQGANNDEAYKVARIILDTLNSELLLKAYIGIGSVVEDIKEISMSYKEAEAALKIGYIFEKDKYVVSYHKLGIGRLIYQMPTKLCEMFLDEVFKDVKMSDFDPELIQTVQMFFECNLNVSETARQLYIHRNTLVYRLDKIEKMIGLDLRRFDHAIIFKIAMLVHQYLEHTKGITKL
- the ftsE gene encoding cell division ATP-binding protein FtsE, coding for MLQFKNVSKIYSNGVAALKDVNLTINKGEFAFIVGSSGAGKSTLIKLLLKEIDPTDGEIFVGEYNLNNLKQKEIPYYRRKIGIVFQDFRLLPNKTVYENVAFAMQITESPHKLIRRQVPYILSLVGLLSKSKCYPHQLSGGEQQRVALARAIINRPNILIADEPTGNLDPDTSWEIMNLLEDINKRGTTVIVATHAKEIVNQMKKRVIAIDKGIIVKDQERGVYEYESPDLQVLSSRWI
- the ftsX gene encoding permease-like cell division protein FtsX → MKVQTFKYFLHDGFKNIFLNKTMAAASISIVVAALTIVGIFFMFALNLDFISKQMEQKIDIKIYIDKQKEDKIGIIEEKIKNNAYVKSYKFISPEMALENFKKSLGNKGNLLEGFDKDNPLRASFEIKPTDIKYAEKLTKILENIDGISEIYCPTQSINKLKNITNIIRIFCLVIVAILFIVSIFIISNTIKITMFARRREISIMKYIGATNWFIRWPFVIEGFIIGIIGSIISYFIVFIISHYSIDYISKIITFIKFIEIKQYSKLFIITFLITGGLVGTLGSIVSIRKYLKV
- a CDS encoding murein hydrolase activator EnvC, which codes for MKQKIAAILLFVFIINSAFATTLKEYQEKLNKYEQNKNKTKKKIEEIKTQKVEISNQINQIDKNIYTLSQNINKTQNDIYIYENKINEVNIKLNKSINLKNEHYQKLKNRIQAIYEASNVTYLEVLLESNDIGDFFSRLAYIKDIMEYDRRILTDYLNTIKDIEQNKKALISLKSNLETKKNEFISQKQVLEQKQNSKKELLDKLEKQQDELEKVLDELERISNEISKKIKEIISQQKKKRKYIGGKLLWPLLNEYPITSYFGNRFHPILKKYKMHTGIDIGAPYGANVLAASDGEIIYAGWISGYGQAIIIDHGSNITTLYAHLSNISVRVGQIVKKGEKIGNVGSTGYSTGPHLHFEVRINGDVTDPLQYLR
- a CDS encoding S41 family peptidase, whose product is MKKRLQLVVVIIITALITYLFTTFYYFGLPVTGNVTGDIPKNQKFLKILALIKSYYYQPNQVTDQKLLEGAIRGLTLATEDPYTEYYNKKEFQDFLIQSKGTYYGIGVTIEPGEHFIEVITPFEGSPADKAGIKPGDKIIKINGKTMTSKDIDRAVSIMRGQKGTPVTVTILRDGVDNPFDLKIIRDEIKIKTVSYKIVDKNIGYIRISNFDENTPQDFQSALTNLKGEGIKGLIVDLRFNPGGLLDSVVAVSSNFLKNNQLIVYLKDRFGNRQDYKSNFAGDTNLPLVVLTNGYSASASEIFAGCMKDLKRATLIGEKTFGKGIVQEVFDLKDGSALKMTVSQYFTPNGNYIHKKGIQPDIVVKPLNEYKEKINVPLDKDIQLQKAIEVLKEKF